The window AATTTCTGTGGATTTGGGAAAAACTTCAACATGTGCTGACGGAGGTGGACGGAGCGCCGTCGCTCCATCAAATTTTTTTAGCCATGGCCAGTATATTGATGCAGGTAGATGATACAACGTAGCCGCCTGTGCAAATTCATTTTCGCAGGCAGCTACCTTACGAAAACCACCAGCGCAAATACCATATTATCACTACCCTTTGATCTCTGGTGGTGCCATTAGCCGCTTGTGAAAACCTATTTTGGCTAtcatgaaaaatcgttttttataGTGATAACTCAAACAACAATTAAATAAAGTTGGTGTCAATTGATTTCCAAGTATAAACTTATAACTTTTAAGGATACAAAGGTGGGAACCATGGAGACGCCTGAAACAATGAGGCATGGAGCACTTATGAGGCCTCCTACGTCgtagtgcgcgcgcgcgcccacacacacatatataagtataaggccgagtttagtttcaaactttttcttcaaacttccaactttttcatcacatcaatgctttcctacacacacaaacttccaactttttcatcatatcgttccaatttcaaccaaactttcctCCACACCCTAACTAGTGTGTGACGCGACTGGCACAGCCTTCAAAGGGGTAGCAAGCACGTTAGCAGTGGCAAACTTCTCAGTCATGTCCATGTCATCAGGCGACATGCCGTCCGGAAGCCGCCACTCGAACGCGTGCAGCAGGGACGCCAGTATGAAGGGCACGGCGCGCTCTGCCAGTGGCAGGCCGGGGCACAACCTCCTGCCGGACCCGAACGGGATGTACTCGTAGTCTTTCCCTCGCAATTCCAGCGGAGGTGATGAGGACTCCTCCTTGTGCAAGAAGCGCTCCGGTAGGAATTGGTCGGggctctcccacgccgccgggtcGCGCATGATCGCCCACGCGTTGAAGATCACCGTGGTGCCCTTGGGCACGGCGTAGCCACCGATCTCGACGCCGTCCTGCACCGCCAGGTGAGGGACCAGTATCGAGCCCACGGGGTGCAGCCGCATCGCCTCCTTGAACACGCACTGGAGGTACGTGAggctcgccgcgtcgccctcgtCGAAGCTCTCCCTGCCGCCGAGCGCGTCCGTCACCTCCGCCCGCACCTTGGCCATCACGCGGGGATTGCGAAGCAGCTCGGCCATCGCCCACTCCACGGTGGTCGTCATCGTGTCGGCGCCAGCCGCAAAGACGTCGAACAGAAGGTACGTGATGTGGTAGCGTGGGATCTtgccggcggaggcgaggctGATGAGCGCGTCCAGGAAGTCGCCGTGCCGCTGCTTGTCAGGGTGGTCACGGGTTTCGGCCATGCGGCGATCGATTATGTCGTCCAACAACCCGAAAACGATGCCAAGATGGCTGCCCGTTTGTCGACGCAAGCCCTGCAGGTCGAGCTGCCGGAGGAAAGGGAAAAAGTCGGACACGTTGGGGCCCGCGACGGTTGCGATGATGTCCTCTATCAGCCCGCGTAGCCCGCGCGCCGACTCCGAGCGCACGTCAGCCATGTCCATGGAGAAGAAGGAGGTGGATATGAGGTTGAGCACGCCGTTGTGCACGACCTCGCGGACACACATCTCCTCCCCGGCGACCGTGCGGATGTAGCCGACGATATCCCGCACCTTGCGCTCGCGGATGCCGCGCAGCGCCGCGAGGGCTCTAGGGGAGAAGATGTGCGTCGCGTGGATGCCCCGCAGGTTCTTCCACTGCGGATCGGAGCTCGGCGAGAACACGATGGACCGCTCGGAGAAGCCGTTCGCGCGGAAGGCGTCCGGGACCGGCCGCGCGGCGAGCCGCTGGTCGTGCTTCGTGTAGGCCTCCCTCGCGGCCTCGGCCGACGACACGACCACGGCCGTGGTGAGGCCTAGCTTCAGCGTCATGACAGGGCCATGGACGCGCGCCAGTTTCGCGAGGGTTTGGTGGAAGATGCCGCCAAGGCAGAGTAGGTTGCCGATGAGCGGGAGTGGCGTTGGCCCCGGCGGCAATGCTAGTGATCTGCCGCCGCTCGCGTGGCGCCGTCTCAGGATGGTGAGGTACAACAAGAGCGACATGCAGGTGGCCACCGCTGTCATCCATAGCTCGCTCTTCAGCTTCTCCATTGGTCGATGACTATTTAATTTCCTGCTGGCTGGTGTACGTTCTTGGTTGCCGCGTTCGTGCCTGCGGGCCTCCGCATTTATACAGGGCATGCAGGAATATAttgtattaattaatttgcagctgttgaatatatttatttcctAGCTTTACTAATTAAAACAAGCATTGTCTTTGTTCTTTCTACCTTACGGGACTAACACACTACttgagaaaccatctttgctaGGTTAGACAAAAATCACATTAACCCCGGTTCGAATaggaaccggaactaaaaagATCTTTAACCCCGGTTCTAAACCGGCACGATACTTTATGAATTTTAGTCATGGTTCAAAAGGTGGTTAGGCCGTATCAGACCCCctgctatctttagtcccggttgttggaccaaaattcaaaagaaaaactGCAGCCCGCACATCTCCCCTCGTGCTATCTCCTCGGTAACCGGTGCCTCTCCACTCTCTTCTTATCCCTACGCTTCTTATCCCTTCTCATCCCTTAGCGCTTCTTACTAgcgcccttcccctctcctctcgattttctctccttcctctcttctttcttGGCGTTGGGCAcgcggtggcaggcggcggcggacggtggtGCGCGGCGGAGCGCCAAAGCCGTGGAGGGCGGgagcgagcagcagcagcggcggcagtgACGGCCCacgcggcggtggagggaggtggcggccccgagcggcgacggcgaggcggtggatGCGGTGGGCAAccgggaggaggtggcggtgggaggggaggaggcgggcgcGCCGGGAGGAtgtggccggcggtggcgcacaCGGAGGAGAGGTGGCAAGCAGCGGGCAATCCGGAGGCGACGACTTGACGATGATTTTGGGATGATTTTGGGGATAATTTTGTGATGTAAATTTGTAGGTGATTTTTACATGTTTTTTGAATCTGTGGATGATTTTGGGATgtaaatttgtggatgatttctAGATGTTTCTATGAAGTTGCAGATGAATATGTGATGTCAATTTGCTGATGATTTTGTCTGTGTGATTGATGTTTTTGTCTGTGTGGTTGAGTTCGGTGCGAAATCAATATGAaagtagcaaaaaaaataaaaaagaaaagaaaagaaaaaaagaagaagagttaATTGCATATTGGACCGGCTTTCTTTACCATGGTCGCAGCTTGGACTAGGAACAAGCTATTATTTTCACTTTGGGCTAATAATTTTTACAAAATGTTACACTTAGGACCTAGTGTTCTTCTTCCAACTCTGCTTCCTCACTCTCTCTACCTTCAGTTTGAGATTCACATACCTGGCTAGTTGGTTTTAGTAGAGATAGAGCTCAAGCTCCACCAGTACAGTCATGCTCGAGCTCTACTCAGCCTTCGCTGCCCCTGCCACATTCATTCGTGCTCAAGATTTAATGTGCAGCGTTGATTAAGTGCCCTAGCTCCAATTAAGCTAGTGCTGCCATGGATGAACTTGGGCTAGAATGGGACCTATTGACTAGTTGGTGGAGCAGAAGTGTGGAGTGATAATATATCGTGTTAGAATTTCCCACCGTGCCACCGTGATTCATTGGCTATGTGCTTGAGCTCAAGCTGGAGCTCTGCCGTGTGCCGTGTTGAGCTCAAGACGGAGACTACCACACACTCAAGCTCAGGCGCTGACGTAGGTCAAGCATGTAGATGGAACCTGAGGAAGTGTGGTGAGCTCGAACCAAAAcagggaagagaagagaagagggggagatctagaggaagaagaagactggttcaatatgaaaatttttgcaaagaTTTCTGGTTCAAACTGAAAAGAATGTCCTACCTCTAGTCCAACTTGCAACAATGGTCAATAAAAGTGGCCCaggatgcaatttactcaaaaCAAAACGCGTCACGTGACACTTTTATTTTTACACCCGGTGGACTCAAGAtggttctttagtcccggatattttaaccgggactaaaaatcgtcatctttagtcccggattctccCTCCCGGTTCGCTACATGGGAGTAAAGGGGTTGTGAACCGGGAGAGATGTGGGGTTCTCCAGTAGTGACATGACACACGGGAACATCTTGGCTGATAAATTCGCATGTGTGCCCGAGACTTGCGTATGTATGTTTCGGTGTTCGATGTTGATGCATTTCGTGCCGGCTTGATCGATGTTGAGTAAATGGATACGGAATATTAATTATAGTCAAGGGAGGAGTACTACTAGACCACGGTATCCCGCTAAACGGGATAGATTATGATGAGTTAATAACGACTCATTGCCGCCACTAACCACGCCCATGTGTCCTCACGCGTCCGCATCGCTCTCCCAAACCCCTCACGTGTTCGTTGCGCTCCTCCGCATGTCCATGTGCTCGTATTAGTTCCCCATGCAACTTGTGAGTAAAGATCATTTAAAGATAAAGAGATAAATGTGCATGGGTGAAAAAAGTGCTACTAaccccatgcatgcatggcagtgAGTAAGAAAATATCATTATGAGGTTGGATCGTCCAATAGTTTACACGAGGCAGAGCGATTTCTCTCGAGCACTACTATAAAACTCATTTTCGGCGTCGTAGGGGATCGATTTTCATAGGTGGACATGTAATTCGGAGCCAAAACCCCGCCAGCAAAAAAAAGTACCCAGGGTGGAGGGGGCGGTCCGCTTGCGAAGATTGATCTTTGCAAGCGGACCATATAAGtgtcgcctgcgaagatcgatcttcgcaagcGGCAGACGTCATGCGCCTgtgaagatcgatcttcgcaggcgacgcttatatggtccacctgcgaagatcaatcttcgcaggcgacgcttatatggcCCGCCTGAAAAGATGCTCCTAtatagtcttcttcctctccgagccctgttcattctccccgaagtttctctctcctaaagtgacttaaatataggggggaggttttgaacttcaaatcttcggGGGATTTTTCTACGGTACTTAGATCTACTCATTTCCACACTAGGTATGCAACTTTTTAAGCTTTTAGACCTTAATTTGTGATGGATTTATGCATGCAAAATTGTGAAGGAAGAgctccatgttttttaattttatttcttttgatatattgatgttagatgtatgtgtaatacttgatgcctcttattgtagtggtttaatgtggtaacataaattctctttttttttatttttgctatcacatccacctcctagttctagatctagatcttgtcatatatagagaataaaatttttaatgtctatttattcggtgtaataaaaaatagttatagCTTAAGCTTGGGATTTCTCACCCCTATCTTTCTCACTTGTTTGTTTGAGGGCGCTACGTCGACATCCGGACACTTGTGCTAGATGATATTGATGTACACCATATGGAAGTAGTATACGTTTTTTCAAAGTCTTTACGTTGAAAACATTGAAGAAAAATAAACCAGCATGAGGCTGTCGATCGTCTGTTATCAAATCCTCACGGAGCGGACGCGGACGTTCCGACTTTAATTAacgagaaaggaaaaaaattgcGGTCCGTCCGCATCCACGTATCATCCAATTGAATCCCAGAGGCTCTAGTAGGATTGAAGTAATTACCTGATGATAGATCGATCAGTCCGGGGCACATGTAATCCGAGCCAAATGCCGATTTCAATATTGATGGCGTTGTATCTTAATTTTCTCCTTCATGCAGCAGCTAGCGACTAGGAAAAGTAGTTGTGTCATTCTCGGGAGTATCTTCTGGTCTCGAGCATGCGTCTACACAAGGTACACAGGCCAGTTTCTGGTCGGCTCAGCTATCGCTGATAAGAAGTAGTAACAAAATACCTTACTATATTTTGTTACATGCAAAATTTATATGCTATTATCTGCTATTTAAAAGCTAAGGTTCCAAAATAgtcaaagataaaaaaaaaacccaaagaaaaagataactttatactccctccgttacgaaatgtttgacaccgttgactttctagcacatgtttgaccgttcgtcttatttaaaaacttttgtgaaatatgtaaaattatatgcctacataaaaatatatttaacaatgaatcaaatgatagaaaaagaattaataattacttattttttttaaataagacgaacggtcaaacatgtgctaaaaagtcaacggcgtcgaacatttcgaaacggagggagtacttgttttcaaattttaattttacgAAAATGATTCTATACTGTATGCTGGTGTAGGCAAAAAGCACAACCAGCGTGCACGACATTTCTTCTCTCCCAGTCTCTGGTAGCTTTTGGCTATTGCTGGTGTGTGAGTGTGACACGAGCAAATAACCACTGTATCAACGAGACCTAGACCGATCATGCTAATTTCTAGCGGGAAAAGCACGAGGGAGGACAATTAATAGACTTCGTATCATCCAAATTTCCTTGGTGAAGAAAAGAGGCCACTACTTTATTTCAGCTACTTAATTTGTCTTTTTAGGTGGTCATTTCTGCTACTGTACTactggagtactccctccgtcccttaatataagcgattttgacattttgcttacacagtttaaccattcgtcttattattaaaaaattttagaattattatttattttttttacttactttattatctaaattactttaagcacaactttttgttttttatatttgcacaatttttttaataagacgagtggtcaaacaatgcaatgcaagtaaaatatcaaaatcccttgtattatgggactgagggagtagtattttcaCACACGAAGGGGATTGTGCCAACACGCGTCACACTGCTTAAATGATTTTTAGCAAGTTATGCAGacattttaaaataataatatagtgATCAGTTTTAAATTTGAGCCCCATTCACAATTGAAGATTAGACAACCGTGAAATGTCAGTTTGGAACTTTGGCTTTGGCTGCTGATGACTTCTGCACCTCTCAATCCAATTACCAGGACGAACTTAAGTAACTTGATAGGTAGGTAATTAATCCGTTCAGACAGTTGTCAAGTTATGCTCCCTTATGTTTCTTCTTTTGTTGTTTTACCATAATTATTCATTATTACTTCTCCTATATGGCTTTAACTTAGACAAattggcaaaaagaaaaaaaaaaggacaggtGGGTGAAAGACAACAGACTAGATCAGCTACAATACGCACGCCAGAAGCTAACATATTGCTATTTCTCTGCTGCTGCTTCCATATCCCCTCCTGAAATGTCCGATGCTCGCATCTCGTGGTCTAAAACAGCTTTGTTGACATCTGTTGTTGACGATTTCTTTGATGTTGGAGGATCAAAAGAAGAACAAGAAAACCTCCTAGCATTAATGGAGAAGTACGTACAAATCCTCATTCCTTGATCCAGTGTATCTTGTCTGATCTTTCTCAATCAATGAGCTAATTCGTTGTGCAAATGGTTGTCATAGGTGGGATAAGCCTCATCAACAAGAGTTCTATACTCTGAAGATGTAAAACTACTGTTTCAGGCTCTCTATACTACAGTAAACGAGATTGGCGCAAAGGCTTCTGCATTACAAGGCCATGATATTACCAAGTACTTGCTAGAAACAGTGAGTCTCCAATGTGCGATTTCTTGAATTCTTTTGTTGCAATGTTGTTGCTATTAACAAGTTGATGTTCAAATTGCAGTGGCTAGATATATTGAGATGCTACTTTGTAATAATTAGTTGTAACTCTTTTTGAGTAGAGGccgggatattatattttattattaaaaaaagatatattgAGGTGTATGATAGACTGAGGCAGAATGGCAGAGGAGCCAATATGTGCCAAAGTTCGAAGAATACATGGAGTGTGGTGTGACCTCACTCACGCATGGAGCTACAGTGATCTCGGGAATGTTTTTTATCGGAGTAAAGCTCACGGACGACATAATCAAACATCAAGAATACAACGAAATATTTAGGCTGGTGGGCACTTGCGGCCGTCTCCTGAATGACATTCGAGGCATTGAGGTACTTTCTCtcatatttttcaaaattttattagaAGATAGAGTACATTCTCATCTAATAAACTGcatctttttttataaataacagCAAGCAATTTTATCAGAAAATTACATTCTTATCTAGCTCCCTGCCCATGTCTGGACCCAACAAGCTAAAGTTCTAATGCACTGATTAcatataaaagttatttttttaaaaaaaagtacttaCCTGTTACTTTTATAAATAGTAATTAGCCGCTGCCTTGATTGAAAGCGGTTAATTTTGACGAAGTTTTGCTGCAAATTATTTGCTGCAGAGGGAGGCGATGGACGGGAAATTGACAAATGGTGTTTCACTACTTGCTCGTGAAAGTGGTGGTTGCATGTCCATACAAGAGGCTAAAATGGAAGCGCAGAAGCGCGTagacaggggcggatccaggaaaAAATAGTAGTGGGGGCTGAACAAATTACGCCAGCATAAATCGAAACATGTCTCACATGTAAATTGGCTAAATGTCAGTTCAAGGTACACATTGAATTAATGATATGTCGAGAATTTTGTCCATACCAAACCAATATCGAATAGATAACGTGTCACACCCAATCGTCTATTATTCTTCATGAGTAGTAATTTATACAAAGAAAAGGGCAAATTAACGAATAATCGAAACATACTTATTTTGGATTCAAATAATTTAGAGATTTAGGGAGGAATGGAGGCATAGAGCATACCACTAATTTCTGTTGAGGTACTAACATCTGACGCGCTTTCATATCTTCAAATTGTTGGATGATTTTTTCATCCGATTGAAAAAACCCTGACTTGGGTTTCTTTGGCTAACTTAAACACTCATTACTGGATGGAGGATCACTTTACTGGATGGAGGATCACTGCCATTTGTGTTGCTTAAACTAAAATAATACGTGAGCAATGTTCTTTTTGACATGTTGACAATctaaaaatgtatagaaaataattataagtTTCAAGCACAAGTGCACAACCTCATTAAGACACAATTTTAGACTATCTATTAGTATTAGAGGTTACTAGTTTACCGATTTCTAACTTCAAATCTTCAATCACAGTCACAGTAGGCTGCGACTGCGTCGTTGACTCGTTGCTGCCTTGCCGGCCACTGTGCCGCTGAcctgctgcctgcctgcctcggCGCCTTGCGCCCTCGCGGCACCTCGCTAGCGAGCGGCTCGCCACCTtcccggcggcgtggcggcgcaggCGCTGGAGTGCTGGACCACCGCCTCCGCTTGGCCTGCCTCCTGTCTGGCCCATCGCCGGCTCACTGGACGCCGCCACGGTGCCGCCTGCTTGCCGCTCGGCGCTCGCCAGCTTGCAGCTCACCGGAGGTCGCCACCTGCTCCGGGCATGCACTGGACCACCGGGGCACCGCCTGGCACACCTCCCGTCTGgcccctcgccggccgccgccgcctgctcggccgccgcccgccgcccgcgcctatTCGCCTAGGGTTAGGGAtttaggagaggaggaggtggccagtGGGATTGGGGAATTGGGGAGGCGGGAGGCCGGGAGGGGGAGTAGCCAAATGGGCCGGCTGGAATCTGCCACCGTGGGCCTTTGCTTGGAGTGGGCTAGACAAAACTTGAAGACTGCGCTCGTGGTCGTGGGCTGCTCTTCGAAACAAGCCCAAATCGCGAAATAAcatcgtcttcaacctccagccttCCCTCCAGCCAACCTGACGAAGCTCCAGCCACCACATCTCGTGAAAAATTTTAGTGGGGCTTAGGGGGGTCTCCATGGACCCTGGGGCGGTAGTGGGGTCTcaagacccccccccccccccccccgcccccatGGCAAATCCGCCCCTGCGCGTAGACACTGCTAGGAGGAAGCTGTTCAAGTTGGTCCTTAGGGAGGGCGCTATTCCAAGGCCATGCAAGCAGTTATTCTGGAAGATGTGCAAGAATCTTCACTTGCTTTACTATTCCCATACCTTACCGTACGGAATCAGGATAtaatccctccgttttttaatagataacgccattgactttttctcacatgtttgaccattcgtcttatattcaaaaattttatgcaaatgcataagatataaatcacacttaaagtactatgaatgataaaacaactcataacaaaataaattataattacgtaaattttttgaataagacaaatagtcaaacatgtgagaaaaagttaacggcgtcatctattaaaaaacggaggtagtatatgttTTCCTCATATACATGGGACCGCAAGAGCACGAGAataatatgcatatgcatatgtatgAATAAGATTGTCTAAATATCCTGCAGTTGCCCAAGaatttgtgagaaaaaaaatagtgtcACTTAAGATAGTGGCAGGGGCAAATCCATCAGCTAGGCTCTCCAT of the Oryza sativa Japonica Group chromosome 2, ASM3414082v1 genome contains:
- the LOC4329730 gene encoding oryzalexin E synthase, whose translation is MEKLKSELWMTAVATCMSLLLYLTILRRRHASGGRSLALPPGPTPLPLIGNLLCLGGIFHQTLAKLARVHGPVMTLKLGLTTAVVVSSAEAAREAYTKHDQRLAARPVPDAFRANGFSERSIVFSPSSDPQWKNLRGIHATHIFSPRALAALRGIRERKVRDIVGYIRTVAGEEMCVREVVHNGVLNLISTSFFSMDMADVRSESARGLRGLIEDIIATVAGPNVSDFFPFLRQLDLQGLRRQTGSHLGIVFGLLDDIIDRRMAETRDHPDKQRHGDFLDALISLASAGKIPRYHITYLLFDVFAAGADTMTTTVEWAMAELLRNPRVMAKVRAEVTDALGGRESFDEGDAASLTYLQCVFKEAMRLHPVGSILVPHLAVQDGVEIGGYAVPKGTTVIFNAWAIMRDPAAWESPDQFLPERFLHKEESSSPPLELRGKDYEYIPFGSGRRLCPGLPLAERAVPFILASLLHAFEWRLPDGMSPDDMDMTEKFATANVLATPLKAVPVASHTS